A window of Zingiber officinale cultivar Zhangliang chromosome 5A, Zo_v1.1, whole genome shotgun sequence contains these coding sequences:
- the LOC121982971 gene encoding probable cation transporter HKT6, translating to MELLSCLSKKANKKLSSLKACSWRSLCFLFDFFLFRCDPFFVQICYFLLTSFFGFLALRILTPNSNAEQGHPRNLDFFFMSVSAATVSSMSTVEMESFSPAQHWVLVILMFIGGEVFTSVLGLHFTNL from the coding sequence ATGGaacttctttcttgcttgagcaAGAAAGCTAACAAGAAACTTTCTTCCTTAAAAGCTTGTTCATGGCGTTCGCTGTGCTTCCTCTTCGACTTCTTCCTCTTCCGCTGCGACCCCTTCTTTGTTCAAATCTGCTACTTCCTTCTAACTTCCTTTTTCGGCTTCCTCGCGCTGAGGATTCTCACGCCGAATAGCAACGCTGAGCAGGGTCATCCTAGgaacttggacttcttcttcatgTCGGTCTCCGCCGCCACCGTTTCGAGCATGTCCACTGTGGAAATGGAGTCCTTCTCCCCGGCCCAGCACTGGGTCCTCGTCATCCTCATGTTCATCGGCGGCGAGGTCTTCACCTCCGTGCTCGGCCTGCACTTCACCAACCTCTAG
- the LOC121979724 gene encoding probable cation transporter HKT6 yields KRESESSSSSNSTSIDKSLKFLGHVVFFYILFVNLSGVFLTLLYFSLVADARAVLRMKKIKVILFSIFVTVSSFTNCGFTPNNENMAAFKSNSALILILIPQILAGNTLFPLCLRLAIWVMKKTTKREEFGDVLRRPEVAEYYKHLFPRSHCAYLALTVAGFVLVQLVLLCQQEWSSPEIFHGMNAFRKLVATLFQSVNSRHAGESVFDISKLSPAILVLFVVMMYLPPYTYFIPEERDPPAWNSSNNRRRKLLLRSLHLSLLCFPVIFVIFISITERKSFSIDPLNFNIFNVVLEVISAHGNVGFSMGYSCDRLIRSDGRCEDVSYGFAGRWSGKGKMILMVAMLLGRLKKFQIEGGKAWNFG; encoded by the exons AAGCGCGAAAGCGAATCATCGTCGTCTAGTAATTCTACTTCCATTGACAAATCTCTCAAGTTCCTGGGCCATGTCGTGTTCTTTTACATCCTCTTCGTCAACCTGAGCGGCGTCTTCCTCACCTTGCTCTACTTCTCGCTCGTCGCTGACGCGAGGGCGGTGCTGCGGATGAAGAAGATTAAGGTCATCCTTTTCTCCATCTTTGTAACGGTTTCCTCCTTCACCAACTGCGGCTTCACTCCAAACAACGAGAACATGGCGGCCTTCAAGAGCAACTCTGCTCTGATCTTGATACTGATCCCTCAAATCCTAGCGGGTAACACTCTGTTTCCTCTCTGCTTGAGGCTGGCGATTTGGGTGATGAAAAAGACGACGAAGAGGGAGGAGTTCGGGGACGTTCTACGGCGACCGGAGGTCGCGGAATATTACAAGCACTTGTTCCCTCGCTCTCACTGCGCCTATTTGGCGCTCACGGTGGCCGGGTTCGTGCTGGTGCAGCTTGTTCTGCTCTGCCAGCAGGAGTGGAGCTCGCCGGAGATCTTCCACGGGATGAATGCGTTCCGGAAGTTGGTGGCCACTCTGTTTCAGTCGGTGAACTCCCGGCACGCCGGCGAGTCAGTGTTCGATATCTCCAAGCTGTCTCCGGCGATCTTGGTTCTCTTTGTCGTCATGAT GTACCTTCCTCCGTATACTTATTTCATTCCAGAAGAAAGAGATCCTCCTGCTTGGAACTCTTCCAACAACAGACGAAGAAAGTTGCTTCTGCGGAGCTTGCACCTCTCTCTGCTATGTTTTCCGGTCATCTTTGTCATCTTCATCAGCATCACAGAGAGGAAATCATTTTCGATAGATCCTTTGAATTTTAACATCTTCAACGTCGTATTGGAAGTCATCAg TGCGCATGGAAACGTAGGGTTCTCGATGGGTTACAGTTGCGATCGGTTGATAAGATCCGATGGAAGGTGCGAGGATGTATCGTATGGATTTGCAGGGAGATGGAGCGGCAAAGGGAAGATGATCCTGATGGTGGCCATGCTTTTGGGAAGGCTGAAGAAATTTCAGATCGAGGGAGGGAAAGCATGGAATTTtggttga